A DNA window from Acidimicrobiia bacterium contains the following coding sequences:
- the sucD gene encoding succinate--CoA ligase subunit alpha, with translation MSIFVDENTLVVYQGLTGGQGSFYGPLNRDYGTQVVGGTNPKKAGTDVDGIPVFGTVAEAIEATGADASCIFIPAPGVRAAVMEAAEAGIGFIACITEGVPAHDEAWFYNLLRRDFPNTRLLGPNCPGIISPGKCNIGITAGHIAKAGGPVGIVSRSGTLTYQALYELKQKDVGVTTCVGIGGDPVPGTSFIDCLRAFEADPETSAVMMIGEIGGSAEEEAAEFIKEHMSKPVVAYVAGVTAPPGKKMGHAGAIVSGGKGTADAKIAALRDAGAQVGRNPTEAGELMAEVVAKL, from the coding sequence ATGAGCATCTTCGTCGACGAGAACACGTTGGTCGTCTACCAGGGTCTCACCGGTGGGCAGGGCAGCTTCTACGGTCCGCTGAACCGCGACTACGGCACCCAGGTCGTCGGCGGTACCAATCCGAAGAAGGCGGGCACCGACGTCGACGGCATCCCCGTGTTCGGCACCGTCGCCGAAGCGATCGAGGCGACCGGTGCCGACGCGTCGTGCATCTTCATCCCGGCGCCGGGCGTGCGCGCCGCGGTGATGGAAGCGGCCGAGGCCGGCATCGGGTTCATCGCATGCATCACCGAAGGCGTACCCGCGCACGACGAGGCGTGGTTCTACAACTTGCTGCGCCGCGATTTCCCGAACACGCGGCTGCTCGGCCCCAACTGCCCGGGGATCATCAGCCCCGGCAAGTGCAACATCGGCATCACGGCCGGCCACATCGCCAAGGCAGGTGGGCCAGTGGGTATCGTGAGCCGCTCCGGCACGCTCACCTACCAGGCGCTCTACGAGCTCAAGCAGAAAGACGTCGGCGTGACTACGTGCGTGGGCATCGGCGGCGACCCGGTCCCCGGCACGAGCTTCATCGACTGCCTGCGCGCGTTCGAAGCCGATCCCGAGACATCGGCCGTGATGATGATCGGCGAGATCGGCGGCTCGGCCGAGGAAGAAGCCGCCGAGTTCATCAAGGAGCACATGAGCAAGCCGGTCGTCGCGTACGTGGCCGGCGTGACCGCGCCGCCGGGCAAGAAGATGGGCCACGCGGGGGCGATCGTGTCGGGCGGGAAGGGCACGGCCGACGCGAAGATCGCGGCGCTGCGTGACGCCGGCGCGCAGGTGGGCCGGAACCCCACCGAAGCGGGCGAACTGATGGCCGAGGTCGTCGCCAAACTCTGA
- a CDS encoding type II toxin-antitoxin system VapC family toxin — translation MTLLFDSTVLIAHLRGVPGATNLLRESVGSCTAAASVLSRVEIEGGMRSGERADVSRLFSALRLEPVSDAIAVRAGSMLRQYRSSHAGIDIVDYVIAATAEELGAELMTLNVRHFPMFETLQSAF, via the coding sequence GTGACCCTTCTCTTCGACTCGACGGTGCTCATCGCGCACCTGCGCGGCGTGCCCGGCGCCACCAACCTGCTTCGGGAGTCCGTGGGGAGCTGCACGGCAGCCGCGAGCGTGCTCTCGCGAGTCGAGATCGAGGGCGGGATGCGCAGCGGCGAACGAGCCGACGTATCTCGCCTCTTCTCCGCCCTGCGCCTCGAGCCGGTGAGCGACGCGATCGCCGTGCGCGCCGGGTCAATGCTCCGCCAGTACCGAAGCTCGCACGCGGGTATCGACATCGTCGACTACGTGATCGCCGCGACCGCGGAGGAATTGGGTGCGGAGCTGATGACACTGAACGTCCGCCACTTTCCGATGTTCGAAACACTGCAGTCAGCGTTCTGA
- the icd gene encoding NADP-dependent isocitrate dehydrogenase → MPEKITLTDGRLNVPEEPIIPFIEGDGTGVDIWPAAQLVMDAGAAKFGKKIEWKEVLAGEKAFNETGEWLPQATVDTFSEYLIGIKGPLTTPIGGGIRSLNVALRQLLDLYVCLRPVRWFTGVPSPVKHPEKVDMVIFRENTEDIYAGLEVEEGTPEARKLIQLLHENLGWDIRADSGIGIKPISIYGSKRLIRAAIEYAVAKKRSSVTMVHKGNIQKFTEGAFRNWGYELVREEFSDVAVGWDDCGGDPGGKILVKDAIADITLQQVLTRPDEFDVIATTNLNGDYLSDALAAQVGGIGIAPGGNINYVTGHGIFEATHGTAPKYAGQDKVNPGSLLLSGVMMFEHLGWEDAADAIVRALEATIAEKIVTYDFARLMDDATEVKTSEFAQAIVDRL, encoded by the coding sequence ATGCCCGAGAAGATCACGCTGACCGACGGCCGGCTCAACGTTCCCGAAGAGCCCATCATCCCCTTCATCGAGGGCGACGGCACCGGCGTCGACATCTGGCCGGCCGCGCAACTCGTGATGGACGCCGGCGCGGCGAAATTCGGCAAGAAGATCGAGTGGAAGGAAGTCCTGGCGGGCGAGAAAGCCTTCAACGAGACCGGCGAGTGGCTTCCCCAGGCGACCGTCGACACGTTCTCGGAGTACCTGATCGGCATCAAGGGCCCGCTCACCACGCCGATCGGCGGCGGGATCCGCAGCCTCAACGTGGCGTTGCGCCAGCTCCTCGACCTCTACGTGTGTCTGCGCCCGGTGCGCTGGTTCACGGGTGTGCCGTCTCCGGTAAAGCACCCCGAGAAGGTCGACATGGTGATCTTCCGCGAGAACACCGAAGACATCTATGCCGGGCTCGAGGTGGAGGAAGGCACACCCGAGGCGCGCAAGCTGATCCAGCTCCTGCACGAGAACCTCGGCTGGGACATCCGCGCCGACTCGGGCATCGGCATCAAGCCGATCTCGATCTACGGATCGAAACGACTCATCCGCGCCGCGATCGAGTATGCAGTCGCGAAGAAGCGCTCGAGTGTCACGATGGTCCACAAGGGCAACATCCAGAAGTTCACCGAAGGCGCGTTCCGCAACTGGGGCTACGAGCTCGTGCGTGAAGAGTTCTCCGACGTCGCCGTCGGCTGGGACGACTGCGGTGGCGATCCTGGCGGCAAGATCCTGGTGAAGGACGCGATCGCCGACATCACACTCCAGCAGGTGCTCACGCGGCCCGACGAGTTCGACGTGATCGCGACCACGAACCTGAATGGCGACTACCTGTCCGACGCGCTCGCCGCCCAGGTCGGCGGCATCGGGATCGCGCCCGGCGGCAACATCAACTACGTCACCGGTCACGGCATCTTCGAGGCAACGCACGGCACCGCACCGAAGTACGCGGGGCAGGACAAGGTGAACCCCGGATCGCTGCTGTTGTCGGGCGTGATGATGTTCGAGCATCTCGGTTGGGAAGACGCCGCCGACGCGATCGTGCGTGCACTCGAGGCCACCATCGCCGAGAAGATCGTCACTTACGACTTCGCCCGTCTCATGGACGACGCCACCGAGGTCAAGACGTCGGAGTTCGCGCAAGCCATCGTCGACCGCTTGTAA
- a CDS encoding UvrD-helicase domain-containing protein, whose product MTETDVLLAGLNPVQREAASAPDGPILVIAGAGSGKTRVLTHRVAFLVAEKRVSPFGLLAITFTNKAAGEMKERVADLVGPVAHRMWVSTFHSACARILRREAPVLGYRSSFSIYDQSDAVRLTDYVRRDLNLDPKRFPARRLHGAISALKNELVTPEQAGDRAFTPPEYRVAEVYREYQRRLLEASAVDFDDLLVLSVRLFREHPDVLARWRARFSQVLVDEFQDTNVAQWELVRMLTEEHRNVLVVGDTDQCLVEGTAITMGDGSRRRIEQVRAGDEVLSCYGSGDFRPARVMRVHRSTAPSGIAITTQSGRRIVSTADHVHFAGKRARSDTETVPNRVRLEDASSWPVASSVRSGMIMHDEHGRPDPVTWVERVQLDRLVYDLDVEGTHNFVADGLVTHNSIYKFRGADFRNLMRFEEVFPDATVIVLEQNYRSTQRILDAANAVIANNAARRPKQLWTEQIGGELITRYHAEDEHDEAGFVVRETMRLVETDGERFNDVAVFYRTNAQSRVIEEQLVRAGVPYRVVGGVKFYDRREVKDLLAYLRALVNPDDEVSWRRMVNTPKRGVGETSVNRVSAYAQGAGLTFREALHEAATAGVTGKALGGIGELLELMDTFEYAAESGVAATVEAVLEETGYVAELEAEHTIEAQGRIENLQELVGVCREFDEAIEAGDLTGLPGIAGVGTADTDAVPVLPTGLVRVQAFLEAISLVTDLDTAEGAGGEQSAVTLMTLHSAKGLEFPVVFITGLEDGVFPHVRSLGDPDELEEERRLCYVGITRARERLYLCHAWSRMLFGSTDYYPPSRFLSEIPEELVHAQESAKPIGRGRRHREAVVEAALAASASAPSGARGAESLGIRVGDDVAHEKFGEGVVLELIGDGDKTEAVVNFPEVGEKRLLLAWAPLQKI is encoded by the coding sequence GTGACCGAGACCGACGTGCTGCTTGCAGGGTTGAACCCGGTGCAGCGCGAGGCGGCGTCGGCGCCCGACGGGCCGATCCTCGTGATCGCGGGTGCGGGCAGCGGCAAGACGCGGGTGCTCACCCACCGGGTCGCCTTCCTCGTCGCCGAGAAGCGCGTCTCGCCGTTCGGCCTGCTCGCGATCACGTTCACCAACAAGGCCGCGGGCGAGATGAAGGAGCGGGTCGCCGACCTCGTCGGCCCCGTGGCGCACCGGATGTGGGTGTCCACCTTCCACTCCGCGTGCGCGCGCATCCTCCGGCGTGAGGCGCCGGTACTCGGCTACCGGTCGTCGTTCTCGATCTACGACCAGTCCGACGCCGTCCGCCTCACCGACTATGTGCGGCGCGATCTCAACCTGGATCCCAAGCGCTTCCCCGCCCGACGGTTGCACGGGGCGATCTCGGCGCTGAAGAACGAGCTCGTCACACCCGAGCAGGCCGGCGACCGTGCGTTCACCCCGCCCGAGTACCGGGTGGCCGAGGTGTACCGCGAGTACCAGCGCCGGCTGCTCGAGGCGTCGGCCGTCGACTTCGACGATTTGCTCGTGCTCAGCGTGCGGCTGTTCCGCGAGCATCCCGACGTGCTCGCGCGCTGGCGCGCACGGTTCAGCCAGGTGCTCGTCGACGAGTTCCAGGACACGAACGTCGCGCAGTGGGAGCTCGTGCGCATGCTCACCGAAGAGCACCGCAACGTGCTGGTCGTAGGAGATACGGATCAGTGTCTTGTCGAGGGCACCGCGATCACCATGGGAGATGGTTCACGCCGTCGCATCGAGCAAGTGCGCGCGGGCGATGAGGTGCTTTCCTGCTACGGGAGCGGCGACTTCCGACCGGCGCGCGTCATGCGCGTGCACCGATCGACCGCTCCGAGCGGCATCGCGATCACCACACAGAGCGGCCGGCGCATCGTGTCAACGGCGGACCACGTCCATTTCGCCGGTAAAAGAGCGCGATCTGACACGGAAACCGTGCCAAACCGCGTGCGATTGGAGGACGCGAGCAGCTGGCCGGTCGCCTCGTCGGTTCGGAGCGGAATGATCATGCACGACGAGCACGGTAGGCCGGATCCGGTCACGTGGGTCGAACGGGTGCAGCTCGACCGGCTGGTCTACGACCTCGACGTCGAGGGCACGCACAACTTCGTGGCCGACGGTCTCGTCACGCACAACTCGATCTACAAGTTCCGCGGGGCCGACTTCCGCAATCTCATGCGGTTCGAAGAAGTGTTCCCCGACGCGACCGTGATCGTGCTCGAGCAGAACTACCGGTCCACCCAGCGGATCCTCGACGCCGCGAACGCGGTCATCGCCAACAACGCGGCGCGGCGGCCGAAGCAGTTGTGGACCGAGCAGATCGGCGGCGAGCTCATCACCCGCTACCACGCGGAGGACGAGCACGACGAGGCCGGCTTCGTGGTGCGCGAGACGATGCGCCTGGTGGAGACCGACGGCGAGCGGTTCAACGACGTCGCGGTCTTCTATCGCACGAACGCGCAGAGCCGCGTCATCGAGGAGCAGCTCGTGCGCGCAGGCGTTCCGTACCGCGTGGTCGGCGGCGTGAAGTTCTACGACCGCCGCGAGGTGAAGGACCTCCTCGCGTACCTCCGCGCCCTCGTGAACCCCGACGACGAAGTGAGCTGGCGGCGAATGGTGAACACGCCCAAGCGTGGGGTCGGCGAGACGTCAGTGAACCGTGTGTCCGCCTACGCCCAGGGCGCCGGGCTCACATTCCGCGAAGCGCTGCACGAAGCCGCCACCGCCGGCGTCACCGGCAAGGCGCTCGGCGGCATCGGGGAGCTGCTCGAGCTCATGGACACGTTCGAGTACGCGGCGGAATCGGGCGTGGCGGCCACGGTGGAAGCGGTGCTCGAGGAAACCGGCTATGTCGCGGAGCTGGAAGCCGAGCACACCATCGAAGCGCAGGGACGGATCGAGAACCTCCAGGAGCTCGTGGGCGTCTGCCGCGAGTTCGACGAGGCGATCGAAGCCGGCGACCTCACCGGGCTCCCGGGAATCGCGGGAGTGGGTACCGCCGACACGGATGCTGTACCGGTCCTGCCCACGGGACTCGTTCGCGTCCAGGCATTTCTCGAAGCGATCTCGCTCGTCACCGACCTCGACACCGCCGAGGGCGCGGGTGGCGAACAGAGCGCGGTCACACTGATGACCCTGCACTCGGCGAAGGGCCTCGAGTTCCCGGTGGTGTTCATCACCGGCCTCGAAGACGGCGTGTTCCCGCACGTCCGGAGCCTCGGTGACCCCGACGAGCTCGAGGAGGAGCGGCGTCTCTGTTACGTGGGCATCACGCGAGCACGCGAGCGGCTGTACCTGTGCCACGCGTGGTCACGGATGCTGTTCGGTTCCACCGACTACTACCCACCGAGCCGGTTTCTCTCCGAGATCCCCGAGGAGCTCGTGCACGCGCAGGAGAGCGCGAAGCCGATCGGGCGGGGACGCAGGCACCGCGAAGCGGTGGTCGAGGCTGCGCTCGCGGCGTCGGCGTCCGCGCCGTCGGGTGCGCGCGGTGCCGAGAGCCTCGGGATCCGAGTGGGCGACGACGTCGCGCACGAGAAGTTCGGCGAAGGTGTCGTGCTCGAGCTGATCGGTGACGGCGACAAGACCGAAGCGGTCGTCAACTTTCCCGAGGTGGGAGAGAAGCGACTGCTGCTCGCCTGGGCACCGCTCCAGAAGATCTAG
- a CDS encoding tetrahydrofolate dehydrogenase/cyclohydrolase catalytic domain-containing protein translates to MTAKLMPGGPVADAVFEELKPRIDALTALGHQIGLGTILVGDESASVRYVGMKMSRAQEFGWASPHIHLSEDATQADVVAAIREFNDDSGVDAFLVQHPTPPQIDYDAALLEMDPDKDVDGMHPVNMGRLAMSIPGPVPCTPAGIEALLAHYEIPVAGHEVCILGRGYTLGRPLALLLSQKRPTANAAVTVVHTGVPDWPRYTQRAEIVVAAAGVPGILQPEHITAGSVVVGGGVRYEGRKLLPDVDERCEEVAGAITPRVGGVGPTTIAMLFRNAVEAAERRAS, encoded by the coding sequence ATGACAGCCAAGTTGATGCCGGGTGGGCCGGTGGCCGACGCCGTGTTCGAGGAATTGAAGCCGCGCATCGACGCGCTCACCGCTTTGGGCCACCAGATCGGGCTCGGCACCATCCTCGTGGGCGACGAGTCGGCGAGCGTTCGATACGTCGGGATGAAGATGAGCCGCGCGCAAGAGTTCGGCTGGGCGTCGCCGCACATCCACCTGTCCGAGGACGCGACGCAGGCCGACGTCGTCGCCGCGATCCGTGAGTTCAACGACGACTCGGGAGTGGACGCGTTCCTCGTGCAGCACCCGACGCCTCCTCAAATCGATTACGACGCTGCGCTGCTCGAGATGGATCCCGACAAAGACGTCGACGGCATGCACCCGGTGAACATGGGGCGGCTCGCGATGTCGATACCCGGGCCGGTGCCCTGCACCCCGGCAGGGATCGAAGCGTTGCTCGCGCACTACGAGATCCCCGTCGCCGGACACGAGGTGTGCATCCTCGGTCGGGGGTACACGCTCGGTCGTCCGCTCGCGTTGCTGCTCTCACAGAAGCGGCCAACCGCCAATGCCGCGGTCACCGTCGTGCACACGGGTGTGCCCGACTGGCCGCGCTACACGCAGCGCGCCGAGATCGTGGTCGCCGCCGCGGGAGTTCCGGGCATCTTGCAGCCCGAGCACATCACGGCGGGGTCGGTGGTGGTGGGAGGCGGCGTGCGCTACGAGGGCCGCAAGCTGCTCCCCGACGTCGACGAGCGCTGCGAGGAGGTCGCGGGCGCAATCACACCGCGTGTTGGCGGCGTCGGACCTACGACGATCGCGATGCTGTTCCGCAATGCGGTCGAAGCCGCCGAGCGCCGCGCGTCGTGA
- the sucC gene encoding ADP-forming succinate--CoA ligase subunit beta yields the protein MDLFEYQGKLLFARYGIPVSPGAPATTVAQAVEEANGLGYPVVVKAQVQVGGRGKAGGIKLAADAAEARAHAEAILGMDIKGHIVEVVWIEKASDIAEEYYASFTLDRAAKLHLGMLSAQGGVEIEQVAAENPDAIARIHVDPVDGLSEPRCREWVEAARLNPRATEGAVEVLLNLYRAYTEGDADLVEINPLILTPDGRVHALDAKVTLDDNAVFRHPDYVEYDATQVRDTRERFAHERGLQYVGLDGSVGVIANGAGLAMSTVDIVNQVGGSPANFLDIGGGANADVMAGALEVITSDVNVRSIFINIFGGITKGEEVATGIVQALERVQIDSPIVIRLDGTNADEGRAILEPHLSDKLRMEPTMLEAARLVVELAK from the coding sequence GTGGATTTGTTCGAGTACCAGGGCAAGCTGCTGTTCGCGCGCTACGGCATCCCGGTGTCGCCGGGCGCACCGGCCACCACCGTTGCGCAGGCCGTCGAGGAGGCCAACGGGCTGGGCTACCCCGTGGTGGTGAAGGCCCAGGTGCAGGTGGGCGGCCGCGGGAAAGCCGGCGGCATCAAGCTCGCCGCCGACGCGGCCGAAGCCCGCGCCCACGCCGAGGCGATTCTCGGCATGGACATCAAGGGCCACATCGTCGAGGTGGTCTGGATCGAGAAGGCGAGCGACATCGCCGAGGAGTACTACGCGTCGTTCACCCTCGACCGGGCCGCAAAGCTGCACCTGGGCATGCTGTCGGCGCAGGGTGGCGTGGAGATCGAGCAAGTCGCGGCCGAAAACCCGGACGCGATCGCGCGCATCCACGTGGATCCGGTCGACGGGTTGAGCGAGCCGCGATGCCGGGAGTGGGTCGAGGCGGCACGGTTGAACCCGCGAGCCACCGAGGGCGCGGTCGAGGTGCTCCTCAACCTGTACCGCGCGTACACGGAGGGTGACGCCGACCTCGTCGAGATCAACCCACTCATCCTCACTCCTGACGGGCGGGTGCACGCGCTCGACGCGAAGGTCACGCTCGACGACAACGCCGTGTTCCGACACCCCGACTACGTCGAGTACGACGCCACGCAGGTACGCGACACGCGCGAGCGGTTCGCGCACGAGCGCGGGCTGCAGTACGTGGGCCTCGACGGATCGGTCGGTGTGATCGCGAACGGCGCGGGGCTCGCGATGAGCACCGTCGACATCGTGAACCAGGTAGGTGGTTCGCCGGCGAACTTCCTCGACATCGGCGGCGGTGCAAATGCCGACGTGATGGCCGGCGCGCTCGAGGTGATTACGAGCGACGTCAATGTACGTTCGATCTTCATCAACATCTTCGGCGGGATCACGAAGGGCGAGGAAGTGGCGACTGGCATCGTGCAGGCGCTCGAACGCGTGCAGATCGACTCACCGATCGTGATCCGTCTCGACGGGACGAACGCCGACGAGGGGCGCGCGATCCTCGAACCACATCTGTCCGACAAGTTGCGCATGGAGCCGACGATGCTCGAGGCCGCGCGCCTCGTCGTGGAGCTTGCCAAATGA
- a CDS encoding acyltransferase: MTVDEARVGAVHDRPPSRSGVRLIPGVALWRGAGSAVPNTPPARDRVVDLLRAGSLLVVVFGHILMAVVTWRHGTPTVGNLLAEVPEFKIATWALQVMPLFFAAGAIANRLSYASACARGEPWRTWLWHRVRRLIRPVIFYLAIWVPLVLLLAAALPDERDHVHVRGGA; encoded by the coding sequence GTGACCGTGGACGAAGCCCGCGTCGGTGCCGTCCACGATCGTCCTCCCAGCCGATCGGGGGTTCGATTGATCCCGGGCGTCGCCCTGTGGCGCGGCGCCGGCTCGGCCGTCCCGAACACGCCGCCGGCGCGAGACCGCGTGGTCGATCTGCTGCGCGCCGGGAGCCTGCTCGTCGTCGTCTTCGGGCACATCCTCATGGCCGTGGTGACCTGGCGCCACGGGACCCCGACGGTCGGCAATCTGCTCGCCGAGGTTCCCGAGTTCAAGATCGCCACGTGGGCGTTGCAGGTGATGCCACTCTTCTTTGCGGCCGGGGCGATCGCGAACCGGCTCTCGTACGCGTCGGCGTGCGCGCGTGGTGAACCGTGGCGAACCTGGTTGTGGCACCGGGTCCGCCGCCTGATCCGTCCCGTCATCTTCTACCTCGCGATCTGGGTGCCACTCGTTCTCCTCCTCGCGGCCGCGCTCCCCGATGAGCGCGATCACGTTCACGTCCGTGGAGGCGC
- the purH gene encoding bifunctional phosphoribosylaminoimidazolecarboxamide formyltransferase/IMP cyclohydrolase produces MRALLSVWDKTGLVDFARGLHELGWELVGSSSTARAIDEAGIPVMHLADVTGFPEMLDHRVVTLHPKVHGGILADRGKASHVADLEQYDIAPFDMVVSNLYPFRESPDIETIDIGGPAMTRAAAKNHAWVAIVTDPAQYPDVLAELREQGALSNGTRRALALEAFARTAAYDAAIVAWLQRDDALPEHLVLALDRTGEALRYGENPHQQAARYRTAGTTSWWDGVVQHSGLALSYLNLYDADAAWNIAHDLGAQPTCAIIKHANPCGVAVADDIATAYHRALECDERSAFGGIVALNRPIDAATAERMVAGPQADVVIAPGYAEGTLEALRKKRRNTRLLVAPPPEPPALDIRQISGGFLVQTPHEFIAARDDWRVVTKRAPTEAEWRDAALAWRICGHVKSNAIVLVKDGQAVGIGAGQQNRVQSGEIAAEKAAGRAAGGACASDAFYPFPDGVEAAAAAGVAVVVQPGGSVGDEKVIEKADELRLAMVFTGERHFLH; encoded by the coding sequence ATGCGCGCACTGCTCTCGGTGTGGGACAAGACCGGCCTGGTCGACTTCGCCCGCGGGTTGCACGAGCTCGGCTGGGAACTGGTGGGCTCGTCGAGTACGGCGCGCGCGATCGACGAAGCGGGCATTCCGGTGATGCACCTCGCCGACGTCACCGGCTTTCCGGAGATGCTCGACCACCGCGTGGTCACGCTCCACCCGAAGGTCCACGGAGGGATCCTCGCCGATCGTGGCAAGGCGTCCCACGTCGCCGACCTCGAGCAGTACGACATCGCGCCGTTCGACATGGTCGTCAGCAACCTCTACCCGTTCCGCGAGTCACCCGACATCGAGACCATCGACATCGGCGGGCCGGCCATGACGCGCGCCGCCGCGAAGAACCACGCGTGGGTGGCCATCGTCACCGACCCCGCGCAGTACCCCGACGTGCTTGCGGAGCTCCGCGAGCAGGGCGCGCTGAGCAACGGCACGCGCCGCGCGCTCGCGCTGGAAGCATTCGCGCGGACTGCCGCGTACGACGCCGCGATCGTGGCCTGGCTCCAACGCGACGACGCGCTGCCCGAGCACCTCGTGCTCGCGCTCGATCGCACCGGCGAGGCGCTCCGTTACGGCGAGAACCCGCATCAACAGGCCGCGCGGTACCGCACCGCCGGCACCACGAGCTGGTGGGACGGCGTGGTGCAGCACAGCGGCCTCGCGCTCTCGTATCTCAACCTCTATGACGCCGACGCGGCATGGAACATCGCGCACGATCTGGGGGCTCAGCCCACGTGCGCCATCATCAAGCACGCCAACCCGTGTGGTGTCGCGGTCGCCGACGACATCGCGACCGCGTATCATCGCGCGCTGGAGTGCGACGAACGCTCCGCGTTCGGAGGGATCGTCGCGCTGAACCGGCCGATCGACGCCGCCACCGCGGAGCGCATGGTCGCCGGCCCGCAGGCCGACGTCGTGATCGCCCCCGGCTATGCGGAGGGCACGCTCGAGGCGCTCCGCAAGAAGCGCAGGAATACGCGTTTACTCGTTGCGCCTCCGCCGGAACCGCCGGCGCTCGACATCCGGCAGATCTCCGGTGGCTTCCTCGTGCAAACTCCGCACGAGTTCATCGCGGCGCGCGACGACTGGCGCGTCGTCACCAAGCGCGCGCCCACCGAGGCGGAGTGGCGCGATGCGGCGCTCGCGTGGCGCATCTGCGGGCACGTGAAGTCGAACGCGATCGTGCTCGTGAAAGACGGCCAGGCCGTCGGTATCGGCGCGGGCCAGCAGAACCGCGTGCAGTCGGGTGAGATCGCGGCCGAGAAAGCCGCGGGCCGCGCCGCGGGTGGCGCGTGCGCGTCTGACGCGTTCTACCCGTTTCCCGACGGGGTCGAGGCAGCAGCGGCCGCGGGCGTCGCGGTGGTGGTGCAACCGGGTGGTTCGGTCGGCGACGAGAAGGTGATCGAAAAGGCCGACGAGCTCCGGCTCGCGATGGTCTTCACTGGCGAGAGGCATTTCTTGCACTGA
- a CDS encoding CopG family transcriptional regulator, with amino-acid sequence MERTQIYLSKEQRRQIARLAKDGGVSQAEVVRRILDRALGFDDGAADRIAAIDATAGLLHDAPDWPEWLEDVRGATAAERLTELGL; translated from the coding sequence ATGGAGCGTACACAGATCTATCTCAGCAAGGAACAGCGCCGACAGATCGCCCGCCTCGCGAAGGACGGTGGTGTCTCCCAAGCAGAGGTTGTGCGTAGGATCCTCGATCGCGCGTTGGGCTTCGACGACGGCGCAGCCGATCGGATCGCCGCGATCGACGCCACCGCGGGTCTCTTGCACGACGCACCCGACTGGCCGGAGTGGTTGGAGGACGTGCGTGGCGCAACGGCCGCCGAGCGCCTGACCGAGCTCGGATTGTGA
- the purN gene encoding phosphoribosylglycinamide formyltransferase — MRRIGVLASGTGTILHALLAADLPIVVVLVDRECAAIEIARSAGITVEIVERTSFGKNFDRVAYTNDVVDALTRHRVDLVAMAGFGTILDKPVFDAFPDRIFLTHPALLPAFKGWHAVDDALAAGVKVTGCTVLFARLEVDEGPIIAQEAVRVLDDDTAETLHERIKEVERRLYPEVLRRFADEDA, encoded by the coding sequence GTGAGGCGGATCGGAGTGCTGGCGTCGGGCACCGGCACCATTCTGCACGCCCTCCTGGCCGCCGACCTCCCGATTGTCGTGGTGCTGGTCGACCGCGAATGCGCCGCGATCGAGATCGCGCGCTCGGCCGGCATCACCGTCGAGATCGTGGAGCGTACGAGCTTCGGGAAGAACTTCGACCGCGTCGCCTATACGAACGACGTCGTCGATGCGCTCACGCGGCACCGCGTCGACCTCGTCGCCATGGCCGGGTTCGGCACGATCCTCGACAAGCCGGTGTTCGACGCGTTCCCCGATCGCATCTTCCTCACGCACCCGGCGCTCCTCCCGGCATTCAAGGGCTGGCACGCGGTCGACGACGCGCTCGCGGCGGGCGTGAAGGTCACCGGCTGCACCGTGCTCTTCGCACGCCTCGAGGTCGACGAGGGTCCGATCATTGCGCAGGAGGCGGTGCGCGTGCTCGACGACGACACCGCCGAGACCCTGCACGAGCGCATCAAGGAAGTGGAGCGACGCCTCTACCCCGAGGTTCTGCGCCGATTCGCCGACGAGGACGCTTGA